In Kineococcus rhizosphaerae, the following proteins share a genomic window:
- a CDS encoding amino acid permease, whose protein sequence is MGIFRTKSVEDAIASTDEPGHRLRKTLGAWDLTVFGVGVIIGTGIFVLTGEAAGTRAGPAVAVSFVVAGVVCALAALCYAEFASTVPVAGSAYTFSYASLGEVVAWIIGWDLVLELALGASTVAVGWSSYAADLLDQTLGLDVPGWLYSTTPSPTHPNLIAAAVILVLTAVLCVGTKTSARVNAVVVVVKLLVVAIVIVAGLFFVKVSNWSPFLPPTGSRGASSTPADPSLWQDLGVPLGTFGIGGVLTAAALVFFAFIGFDIVATAAEETKEPQRDVPRGIFGSLAICTVLYVVVSLVVTGMVKYDRISVEAPLANAFRAVGADVVATLISVGTVAGLLTVMMILMLGQNRVLFAMARDRLIPSWFSAVSGRTGVPTRITAVTGVVVAVVAAVTPISELAEMVNIGTLFAFVLVSVGVVVLRRTRPDLPRAFRMPGVPVLPVVSAVAALVLMGFLPGISWVRLGIWMAIGLVVYSAYGYRHSRLAGRTTDVRGERAEHRD, encoded by the coding sequence GTGGGCATCTTCCGGACGAAGAGCGTCGAGGACGCGATCGCGAGCACGGACGAGCCGGGGCACCGGTTGCGCAAGACGCTCGGGGCCTGGGACCTGACGGTCTTCGGGGTCGGCGTCATCATCGGGACGGGCATCTTCGTCCTGACCGGCGAGGCGGCCGGGACGCGGGCCGGACCCGCGGTGGCCGTGTCGTTCGTCGTCGCGGGCGTCGTCTGCGCGCTCGCGGCGCTGTGCTACGCGGAGTTCGCCTCGACCGTCCCGGTGGCCGGGTCGGCGTACACGTTCTCCTACGCAAGCCTCGGGGAGGTCGTGGCGTGGATCATCGGCTGGGACCTCGTGCTGGAGCTGGCCCTGGGCGCCTCGACCGTGGCGGTCGGCTGGTCCAGCTACGCGGCGGACCTGCTGGACCAGACGCTGGGCCTGGACGTGCCGGGGTGGCTGTACTCCACGACCCCCTCCCCCACCCACCCGAACCTCATCGCCGCGGCCGTGATCCTCGTGCTGACGGCGGTGCTGTGCGTGGGGACGAAGACGTCGGCCCGGGTGAACGCCGTCGTGGTCGTCGTCAAGCTGCTGGTGGTCGCGATCGTCATCGTCGCCGGGCTGTTCTTCGTCAAGGTGTCGAACTGGTCGCCGTTCCTGCCCCCGACGGGCTCGCGCGGGGCCTCGAGCACGCCGGCGGACCCGTCCCTGTGGCAGGACCTCGGGGTCCCGCTCGGGACGTTCGGGATCGGCGGGGTGCTCACCGCCGCGGCCCTGGTGTTCTTCGCCTTCATCGGCTTCGACATCGTCGCGACGGCCGCGGAGGAGACGAAGGAGCCGCAGCGCGACGTGCCGCGGGGGATCTTCGGGTCGCTGGCGATCTGCACGGTCCTCTACGTCGTCGTGTCCCTGGTCGTGACGGGGATGGTGAAGTACGACCGGATCTCGGTGGAGGCGCCGCTGGCGAACGCCTTCCGCGCCGTGGGTGCGGACGTGGTGGCGACGCTCATCTCGGTCGGGACCGTCGCCGGGCTGCTGACGGTCATGATGATCCTCATGCTGGGCCAGAACCGGGTCCTGTTCGCGATGGCGCGCGACCGGCTCATCCCCTCGTGGTTCTCGGCGGTCAGCGGCCGCACGGGCGTGCCCACGCGCATCACGGCGGTGACGGGCGTCGTGGTCGCGGTGGTCGCCGCCGTCACCCCGATCTCGGAGCTGGCCGAGATGGTGAACATCGGGACGCTGTTCGCGTTCGTGCTGGTCTCGGTGGGCGTCGTGGTGCTGCGACGGACGCGGCCGGACCTGCCGCGGGCCTTCCGGATGCCGGGGGTGCCGGTGCTGCCGGTCGTCTCGGCCGTCGCCGCGCTGGTGCTCATGGGCTTCCTGCCGGGGATCAGCTGGGTGCGCCTCGGCATCTGGATGGCGATCGGCCTCGTCGTGTACTCCGCCTACGGGTACCGGCACTCGCGGCTGGCGGGGCGGACCACCGACGTGCGGGGGGAACGGGCCGAACACCGGGACTGA
- a CDS encoding DUF5703 family protein encodes MADHTSGEQYEYRVLTLSRETSRSAARQLLTEHAEYGRWELARVRLYMGGSRKVWLRRKIIRVARTA; translated from the coding sequence ATGGCTGACCACACGAGCGGTGAGCAGTACGAGTACCGCGTGCTGACCCTGTCCCGCGAGACGTCCCGCTCGGCCGCGCGCCAGTTGCTGACCGAGCACGCCGAGTACGGCCGCTGGGAGCTGGCGCGGGTGCGCCTGTACATGGGCGGCAGCCGCAAGGTGTGGCTGCGCCGCAAGATCATCCGGGTCGCACGCACCGCCTGA
- a CDS encoding primosomal protein: MTPDPRAALARLVATLEDHLAAAANRRGETDPAVADAYQRVADAFEAYEEALYDAYDEVTPFVLYDDVEDERDDDEDDDEDDEEDDEEDDEEDEDEESDDDSDEEDDSEDDGQTGGEEVRPVR, from the coding sequence ATGACGCCAGACCCGCGCGCGGCCCTCGCTCGTCTCGTGGCCACGCTCGAGGACCACCTCGCTGCCGCCGCCAACCGACGCGGGGAGACCGACCCCGCCGTCGCCGATGCCTACCAGCGCGTCGCCGACGCCTTCGAGGCCTACGAGGAGGCGCTGTACGACGCCTACGACGAGGTCACCCCGTTCGTCCTCTACGACGACGTCGAGGACGAGCGTGACGATGACGAGGACGACGACGAGGACGACGAAGAGGACGACGAAGAGGACGACGAAGAGGACGAGGACGAGGAGTCCGACGACGACTCCGACGAGGAGGACGACTCGGAGGACGACGGGCAGACCGGGGGCGAGGAGGTCCGGCCGGTCCGCTGA
- a CDS encoding undecaprenyl-diphosphate phosphatase: MGLLEGAFLGLVQGLTEFLPISSSGHLAIVGTLIGASDPGAAFTAICQLGTEAAVILYFREDIARIVSRWALSLAGRVPRDDPDARMGWLVILGTIPIGLLGLLFQDAIETSLRGFAVIATTLWVFALLLGAADRYGRKERTLDRLTWKHGVLFGLAQALALIPGVSRSGGTITMGLLLGYTREAAARYSFLLAIPAVVLSGFYQLYDEVSSGAAIAWAPTAVATVVAFVVGFVVIAWLMRFITTHSYRGFVVYRIALAAVVYVLVFTDVLPAWNGTDFG; the protein is encoded by the coding sequence ATGGGTCTCCTCGAAGGCGCCTTCCTCGGCCTCGTGCAGGGCCTCACCGAGTTCCTGCCCATCTCCTCCAGCGGGCACCTCGCCATCGTCGGGACGCTCATCGGCGCGTCCGACCCCGGTGCCGCCTTCACGGCCATCTGCCAGCTGGGCACCGAGGCCGCGGTCATCCTGTACTTCCGCGAGGACATCGCCCGCATCGTCAGCCGCTGGGCCCTGTCGCTGGCCGGCCGGGTGCCCCGCGACGACCCCGACGCCCGGATGGGCTGGCTCGTCATCCTGGGGACCATCCCCATCGGTCTCCTCGGGCTGCTGTTCCAGGACGCCATCGAGACGTCCCTGCGCGGGTTCGCCGTCATCGCGACCACCCTGTGGGTGTTCGCCCTCCTGCTCGGCGCGGCCGACCGGTACGGGCGCAAGGAGCGCACGCTCGACCGGCTGACCTGGAAGCACGGCGTGCTGTTCGGGCTCGCGCAGGCGCTGGCGCTCATCCCCGGGGTCTCCCGCTCGGGGGGGACGATCACGATGGGGCTGCTGCTCGGCTACACGCGCGAGGCCGCGGCGCGCTACTCGTTCCTGCTGGCCATCCCCGCCGTCGTCCTGTCGGGCTTCTACCAGCTGTACGACGAGGTGAGCAGCGGCGCGGCGATCGCGTGGGCGCCCACTGCGGTCGCGACGGTCGTCGCGTTCGTCGTCGGGTTCGTCGTCATCGCCTGGCTGATGCGCTTCATCACCACCCACAGCTACCGCGGGTTCGTGGTGTACCGGATCGCGCTGGCCGCCGTCGTGTACGTCCTGGTGTTCACCGACGTGCTGCCCGCCTGGAACGGGACGGACTTCGGCTGA
- the corA gene encoding magnesium/cobalt transporter CorA, producing the protein MIVDVASYRDGRREEVPDLAAALAQCRVESTQAGPLPPQDVAPDEPAPPFLWLGLVDPTAEEFSDVAQTLHLHRLAVEDAVTGHQRPKIERYGETVFVVLKVLEYFDDTSTVETGEVMLFVGRRFVVTVRRGDSTVLRQVRHEVDSGARPLRRGPKGVLHAVMEHVVAGYTTIDSELEQDVEEVEEQVFSPSRSSDAQRIYSLKREVLEVRRGAFPLVAPLKRLVEDDGADERDEPDGVHHIDDQARLVLRDVLDNLVRTVEHVETYDRLLTDILNAHLAQVSVRQNDDMRKISAWAAIAAVPTLIAGVYGMNFQHMPELSWRFGYPACVLAMVAICVGLYRVFKRSGWL; encoded by the coding sequence GTGATCGTCGATGTCGCCTCCTACCGCGACGGGCGCCGCGAGGAGGTCCCCGACCTGGCCGCCGCCCTGGCGCAGTGCCGCGTCGAGTCCACCCAGGCGGGGCCCCTCCCCCCGCAGGACGTGGCGCCCGACGAACCCGCTCCCCCGTTCCTGTGGCTCGGTCTCGTGGACCCGACGGCCGAGGAGTTCAGCGACGTCGCCCAGACCCTGCACCTGCACCGCCTGGCCGTCGAGGACGCCGTCACCGGCCACCAGCGGCCCAAGATCGAGCGGTACGGCGAGACGGTCTTCGTCGTGCTGAAGGTGCTGGAGTACTTCGACGACACCTCCACCGTGGAGACCGGCGAGGTCATGCTCTTCGTCGGGCGCCGGTTCGTCGTCACGGTGCGCCGCGGCGACAGCACCGTCCTGCGCCAGGTCCGGCACGAGGTGGACTCGGGCGCCCGCCCGCTGCGCCGCGGGCCCAAGGGGGTGCTGCACGCCGTGATGGAGCACGTCGTCGCCGGCTACACCACGATCGACTCCGAGCTGGAGCAGGACGTCGAGGAGGTCGAGGAGCAGGTCTTCTCCCCCAGCCGCAGCTCCGACGCCCAGCGCATCTACTCCCTCAAGCGGGAGGTGCTGGAGGTGCGCCGCGGCGCCTTCCCGCTGGTGGCCCCGCTCAAGAGGCTCGTGGAGGACGACGGCGCGGACGAGCGGGACGAGCCGGACGGCGTGCACCACATCGACGACCAGGCGCGCCTGGTCCTGCGGGACGTGCTCGACAACCTCGTGCGCACGGTGGAGCACGTCGAGACCTACGACCGGCTGCTCACGGACATCCTCAACGCGCACCTGGCGCAGGTGTCCGTGCGGCAGAACGACGACATGCGCAAGATCTCCGCCTGGGCCGCGATCGCCGCCGTGCCGACCCTCATCGCCGGGGTCTACGGCATGAACTTCCAGCACATGCCGGAGCTGTCGTGGCGGTTCGGCTACCCGGCGTGCGTCCTGGCCATGGTCGCGATCTGCGTCGGGCTGTACCGGGTGTTCAAGCGGTCGGGCTGGCTGTGA
- a CDS encoding histidine phosphatase family protein, producing MPTLLLVRHGRSTANTAGVLAGWTPGVHLDDTGKEQARALGQRMASLPLADVVVSPLERCQETAAALTAVDGPTGPRPALRTDDRLGECKYGDWTGKALKDLAKEPLWRTVQSHPSAAVFPGPEGEGLATMQHRALEAVREHDARITAEHGDDAVWVAVTHGDVIKAILADALGMHLDLFQRISPDPCSVSVVRYAPLRPFVLRMNDSGGDLSGFAPARKKRRATRRPANNDAVVGGSTGAA from the coding sequence GTGCCGACCCTCCTGCTCGTCCGCCACGGCCGCAGCACGGCCAACACCGCCGGCGTCCTGGCCGGCTGGACCCCCGGGGTCCACCTCGACGACACGGGGAAGGAACAGGCACGGGCGCTGGGGCAGCGGATGGCGTCGCTCCCGCTGGCCGACGTGGTCGTGTCCCCGCTGGAACGGTGCCAGGAGACGGCTGCGGCGCTCACCGCGGTGGACGGCCCCACCGGTCCCCGTCCCGCGCTGCGCACCGACGACCGGCTGGGGGAGTGCAAGTACGGCGACTGGACCGGCAAGGCGCTGAAGGACCTGGCCAAGGAGCCGCTGTGGCGCACGGTGCAGTCGCACCCGTCGGCCGCGGTGTTCCCGGGGCCGGAGGGTGAGGGGCTGGCGACGATGCAGCACCGCGCCCTGGAGGCGGTCCGCGAGCACGACGCGCGGATCACCGCCGAGCACGGCGACGACGCCGTGTGGGTCGCGGTCACCCACGGCGACGTCATCAAGGCGATCCTGGCCGACGCCCTCGGGATGCACCTGGACCTGTTCCAGCGGATCTCGCCCGATCCCTGCTCGGTCTCGGTGGTCCGGTACGCCCCGCTGCGTCCGTTCGTGCTGCGGATGAACGACTCCGGCGGCGACCTGTCGGGGTTCGCGCCGGCGAGGAAGAAGCGGCGTGCGACCCGGCGGCCCGCGAACAACGATGCGGTCGTCGGCGGCAGCACCGGCGCGGCGTAG
- a CDS encoding DUF3090 domain-containing protein → MPVYDYDPPERFVAGTVGEPGQRTFFLQARSGARLTSVALEKAQVSALAERVGELLDEIVRRSGGSAPVPAMPAAGTEDTAPLELPIEEEFRVGTMSLAWDGEHETVVIECFEVSEEDVDPEAPDVGLQRNVLRVHLDGTSARAFAARSSALVAAGRPPCPFCAGPLDPTGHVCPRANGYRR, encoded by the coding sequence ATGCCCGTCTACGACTACGACCCGCCGGAACGCTTCGTGGCGGGGACCGTCGGCGAGCCCGGCCAGCGCACCTTCTTCCTGCAGGCGCGCAGCGGTGCCCGGCTGACGTCGGTCGCCCTGGAGAAGGCGCAGGTCTCGGCGCTGGCCGAGCGCGTCGGGGAACTGCTGGACGAGATCGTGCGCCGCTCCGGGGGTTCGGCACCCGTGCCGGCGATGCCCGCGGCCGGCACCGAGGACACCGCGCCGCTGGAACTGCCCATCGAGGAGGAGTTCCGGGTCGGCACGATGAGCCTGGCCTGGGACGGCGAGCACGAGACCGTGGTCATCGAGTGCTTCGAGGTCAGCGAGGAGGACGTGGACCCCGAGGCCCCCGACGTGGGCCTGCAGCGCAACGTCCTGCGCGTGCACCTGGACGGCACGAGCGCGCGGGCGTTCGCGGCGCGCTCGTCGGCGCTGGTCGCCGCCGGCCGCCCGCCGTGCCCGTTCTGCGCCGGGCCGCTGGACCCCACCGGCCACGTGTGCCCGCGGGCGAACGGGTACCGGCGCTGA
- a CDS encoding SCO1664 family protein, translating to MPAGERVPALNGTFAGVGEQEALSRLVAGEIRIRGRLADASNATLYATVGTGEDELACVYKPVSGERPLWDFPDETLARREVASYAVSATTGWHVVPPTVFRDGPLGPGSVQLWLQQDGADPADAEDVVLPAPGAGLIDIVGLRRVEPGWHTVLEAEDGGGRPVALVHADDLRLRRIAILDVVLNNADRKGGHVLPGWSGAVHGVDHGLTFHVEPKLRTVLWGFGGQRLLAEEREVLAVLVADLDGPLGELLEQLLTVEEAVATLERAERLLREDRLPRPRGHRTIPWPPF from the coding sequence GTGCCCGCGGGCGAACGGGTACCGGCGCTGAACGGCACCTTCGCCGGCGTCGGCGAGCAGGAGGCGCTCTCGCGGCTCGTCGCGGGGGAGATCCGGATCCGGGGCCGGCTGGCCGACGCGTCCAACGCCACGCTGTACGCGACGGTGGGGACGGGTGAGGACGAGCTCGCCTGCGTCTACAAGCCCGTCTCGGGGGAGCGGCCGCTGTGGGACTTCCCCGACGAGACGCTCGCCCGGCGCGAGGTCGCCTCGTACGCGGTGTCGGCGACGACGGGCTGGCACGTGGTGCCGCCCACGGTGTTCCGGGACGGTCCGCTGGGGCCTGGGTCGGTCCAGCTGTGGTTGCAGCAGGACGGGGCGGACCCGGCCGACGCCGAGGACGTGGTCCTGCCCGCGCCGGGGGCCGGGCTCATCGACATCGTGGGCCTGCGCCGGGTCGAGCCGGGCTGGCACACCGTGCTGGAGGCCGAGGACGGCGGCGGGCGGCCCGTGGCGCTGGTGCACGCCGACGACCTGCGACTGCGGCGCATCGCGATCCTCGACGTCGTCCTGAACAACGCCGACCGCAAGGGCGGGCACGTCCTGCCGGGCTGGTCGGGCGCGGTTCACGGGGTGGACCACGGCCTGACGTTCCACGTCGAGCCGAAGCTGCGGACGGTCCTGTGGGGTTTCGGCGGTCAGCGGCTGCTCGCCGAGGAGCGCGAGGTGCTCGCTGTCCTGGTCGCCGACCTGGACGGCCCGCTGGGGGAGCTGCTGGAGCAGCTCCTCACGGTCGAGGAGGCCGTCGCGACGCTGGAGCGCGCCGAGCGCCTGCTGCGCGAGGACAGGTTGCCGCGTCCCCGCGGCCACCGCACGATCCCGTGGCCCCCGTTCTGA
- the mshC gene encoding cysteine--1-D-myo-inosityl 2-amino-2-deoxy-alpha-D-glucopyranoside ligase — protein MRSWPVPSVPTLPGRGPRVHLHDTATGGLVPVGPTEGTATLYVCGITPYDATHLGHANTYVSFDLLGRAWRDAGLDVNYVQNVTDVDDPLLERAEATGVDWRDLAASQIELFRGDMEALSVVPPQEYLGVVEAVELVAAAVRELLAAGAAYRVPGVDGGPDGDVYFPVDADPAFGTVGNYDVATMLTLSAERGGDPDRPGKRNPLDPLLWRVERPGEPAWEAGELGRGRPGWHIECSAIALQHLGMPIDVQAGGSDLVFPHHEMGAAHAHLLRPGSRPFARAYAHSGMVALDGEKMSKSKGNLVLVSKLRAAGVEAGAIRLAIVAHHWRSEWEWTDEVLATARERFSAWSSAVARPVGPDATALLRTVRERMADDLDAPGAVAAVDAWVAGANAGTGDDHGAPALVRDVVAALLGVELA, from the coding sequence GTGCGTTCCTGGCCCGTCCCCTCCGTCCCGACCCTGCCCGGTCGGGGTCCCCGCGTGCACCTGCACGACACCGCGACCGGTGGGCTGGTGCCCGTCGGCCCGACCGAGGGCACGGCGACGCTGTACGTGTGCGGCATCACGCCGTACGACGCGACGCACCTGGGTCACGCGAACACCTACGTCTCGTTCGACCTGCTGGGGCGGGCGTGGCGCGACGCGGGCCTGGACGTGAACTACGTGCAGAACGTGACCGACGTCGACGACCCGCTGCTCGAACGCGCCGAGGCGACCGGCGTGGACTGGCGCGACCTCGCCGCGTCGCAGATCGAGTTGTTCCGCGGTGACATGGAAGCCCTGTCCGTGGTCCCGCCGCAGGAGTACCTCGGGGTCGTCGAGGCCGTGGAACTCGTCGCGGCCGCCGTGCGCGAGCTGCTCGCGGCCGGTGCGGCGTACCGGGTTCCCGGGGTCGACGGCGGTCCGGACGGCGACGTCTACTTCCCCGTGGACGCCGACCCGGCCTTCGGCACGGTCGGGAACTACGACGTGGCGACGATGCTCACGCTGTCGGCCGAACGCGGCGGGGACCCGGACCGCCCGGGCAAGCGGAACCCGCTGGACCCGCTGCTGTGGCGGGTGGAACGTCCGGGTGAACCGGCCTGGGAGGCCGGGGAACTGGGGCGCGGGCGCCCCGGCTGGCACATCGAGTGCTCGGCGATCGCGTTGCAGCACCTGGGGATGCCCATCGACGTGCAGGCGGGCGGGTCCGACCTGGTGTTCCCCCACCACGAGATGGGGGCCGCGCACGCGCACCTGCTGCGGCCGGGTTCACGGCCCTTCGCGCGGGCCTACGCGCACTCGGGGATGGTCGCCCTCGACGGCGAGAAGATGAGCAAGTCGAAGGGGAACCTCGTCCTCGTCTCCAAGCTGCGGGCGGCCGGCGTCGAGGCGGGCGCGATCCGGTTGGCGATCGTCGCCCACCACTGGCGCAGCGAGTGGGAGTGGACCGACGAAGTGCTGGCGACGGCGCGCGAGCGGTTCTCCGCGTGGAGCTCGGCCGTGGCGCGGCCGGTGGGCCCGGACGCGACGGCGCTGCTGCGGACCGTGCGTGAGCGGATGGCCGACGACCTCGACGCGCCGGGTGCGGTGGCCGCGGTCGACGCGTGGGTGGCCGGGGCGAACGCCGGGACCGGTGACGACCACGGCGCTCCGGCGCTGGTCCGGGACGTCGTCGCCGCCCTGCTGGGCGTCGAACTGGCCTGA
- a CDS encoding dipeptidase, translating to MIDLHRDVLRTHPVFDGHNDLAWELREQFGSDPAAAGLLDQPALHTDVPRLRAGGVGAQFWSVYVPSDGDPAAAVVATFEQVDLVRRLVLTHPDVFAWTPTASAVRDTIAAGRIASLPGAEGGHSIGGSLGVLRELRRAGLAYLTLTHNDNTPWAASATGEPVGHGLTAFGHDVVREMNRIGVLVDLSHVHERTMHDALDTTTRPVLFSHSSCRAVTDHPRNVPDTVLERLPRNGGVLMVTFVPAFVNQACADHRRDGTGPAPRAALPDVVAHLEHARDVVGIDHVGLGGDYDGVDRLPDGLEDVSTYPALLTALADRGWSAADLRALTCGNVLRVLEDAQDGTSVD from the coding sequence GTGATCGACCTGCACCGCGACGTCCTGCGCACCCACCCGGTCTTCGACGGGCACAACGACCTCGCCTGGGAACTGCGGGAGCAGTTCGGCTCCGACCCCGCCGCGGCCGGGCTGCTCGACCAGCCCGCCCTGCACACCGACGTCCCCCGGCTGCGCGCCGGCGGGGTCGGCGCCCAGTTCTGGTCCGTGTACGTCCCCTCCGACGGCGACCCGGCGGCCGCCGTCGTCGCGACGTTCGAGCAGGTCGACCTCGTGCGCCGGCTCGTCCTGACCCACCCCGACGTCTTCGCGTGGACCCCCACCGCGTCCGCGGTGCGCGACACGATCGCCGCCGGCCGCATCGCGTCCCTGCCCGGCGCCGAGGGCGGGCACAGCATCGGCGGCTCCCTGGGGGTGCTGCGCGAACTGCGCCGCGCCGGGCTCGCGTACCTGACGCTGACCCACAACGACAACACCCCGTGGGCGGCCTCGGCCACCGGGGAGCCCGTCGGGCACGGGCTCACCGCCTTCGGCCACGACGTCGTCCGCGAGATGAACCGGATCGGGGTGCTCGTCGACCTCTCCCACGTCCACGAACGCACGATGCACGACGCCCTCGACACCACCACCCGGCCGGTCCTGTTCTCGCACTCCTCCTGCCGGGCCGTCACCGACCACCCCCGCAACGTCCCCGACACCGTCCTGGAACGGTTGCCGCGCAACGGAGGAGTCCTGATGGTGACGTTCGTCCCGGCGTTCGTGAACCAGGCCTGCGCGGACCACCGCCGGGACGGGACCGGCCCCGCGCCGCGGGCCGCTCTGCCCGACGTCGTCGCGCACCTGGAACACGCCCGAGACGTCGTCGGCATCGACCACGTCGGTCTCGGCGGCGACTACGACGGCGTCGACCGGCTGCCCGACGGCCTGGAGGACGTCTCGACGTACCCGGCCCTGCTGACGGCGCTCGCCGACCGCGGCTGGTCCGCCGCCGACCTGCGGGCCCTGACGTGCGGCAACGTCCTGCGCGTCCTGGAGGACGCGCAGGACGGGACGTCCGTCGACTGA
- a CDS encoding AIM24 family protein — protein MAPTSPQPLDPQSLPDHDNLPDNPHAYCVRLTGPLFVQTGRMIAYYPAGGGTIRFEPLTATSMTAMVAARFSSPLYSRDWVVADGQGHVLLGDRGYDINSYDLDDGNLTVRAANLLAFDAGLELKESIIPGFLTLLGTGKFLASSSGPVVFVEPPVRVDPEALVGWADCPAPSQHFDAGWMGHFLGAARGALFGTRSGEERQYDFTGAGTVLLQSSERVLEDPHVVRRLEAEVQQLGPNQLRHLAGVIQSELQQHQQ, from the coding sequence ATGGCCCCCACCAGCCCCCAGCCCCTCGACCCGCAGTCGCTGCCGGACCACGACAACCTGCCCGACAACCCCCACGCGTACTGCGTGCGGCTGACCGGTCCCCTGTTCGTCCAGACGGGCCGGATGATCGCCTACTACCCCGCCGGGGGCGGGACGATCCGCTTCGAACCCCTCACCGCGACGTCGATGACCGCGATGGTCGCGGCGAGGTTCTCCTCCCCGCTCTACAGCCGGGACTGGGTCGTCGCCGACGGCCAGGGCCACGTCCTGCTCGGCGACCGCGGGTACGACATCAACTCCTACGACCTCGACGACGGGAACCTCACCGTCCGGGCCGCGAACCTGCTCGCGTTCGACGCCGGCCTGGAACTCAAGGAGTCCATCATCCCGGGGTTCCTCACCCTGCTCGGGACGGGCAAGTTCCTCGCCAGCTCCTCGGGACCGGTCGTCTTCGTCGAGCCGCCCGTCCGGGTGGACCCCGAGGCGCTCGTCGGCTGGGCCGACTGCCCCGCCCCGTCGCAGCACTTCGACGCCGGCTGGATGGGCCACTTCCTCGGCGCCGCCCGCGGCGCCCTGTTCGGCACCCGCTCGGGCGAGGAACGGCAGTACGACTTCACCGGCGCCGGGACCGTCCTGCTGCAGAGCTCCGAACGGGTCCTGGAGGACCCGCACGTGGTACGACGCCTGGAGGCCGAGGTCCAGCAGCTCGGCCCGAACCAGCTGCGCCACCTCGCAGGCGTCATCCAGTCCGAGCTGCAGCAGCACCAGCAGTGA
- a CDS encoding AIM24 family protein translates to MGFTKVTSKVVLADVRPGAEVLARRGAMLATTGRITFSPVVGGPGGGTYGGGIASALARGMQGEAVPLMVAEGTGTVHYGFRGHHVTIVDLDGSQPMSVEADRLLAHDASMSSSVVFLGQQGGLRGAVRGAVTGQGLFTTQLSGRGSVALLSHGGTFTLRVGGSRQVVVDPQAYVAHVGDLRLDVATALSWRDAVGRGSGEGVQLKVSGEGTVYVQASEEKL, encoded by the coding sequence ATGGGCTTCACCAAGGTCACCTCCAAGGTCGTCCTCGCCGACGTCCGCCCCGGAGCCGAGGTCCTCGCCCGCCGCGGCGCCATGCTCGCCACCACCGGGCGCATCACCTTCTCCCCCGTCGTCGGCGGACCCGGCGGCGGGACCTACGGCGGCGGCATCGCCTCGGCGCTCGCCCGCGGGATGCAGGGCGAGGCGGTCCCGCTGATGGTCGCCGAGGGCACCGGGACCGTCCACTACGGGTTCCGCGGCCACCACGTGACCATCGTCGACCTCGACGGGTCCCAGCCGATGTCCGTCGAGGCGGACCGCCTCCTCGCCCACGACGCGAGCATGTCGAGCTCGGTGGTGTTCCTCGGCCAGCAGGGCGGGTTGCGCGGCGCCGTGCGCGGCGCCGTCACCGGACAGGGCCTGTTCACCACGCAGCTGTCCGGCCGCGGATCGGTCGCGCTCCTGTCCCACGGCGGCACGTTCACGCTGCGCGTCGGCGGCTCCCGGCAGGTCGTCGTCGACCCGCAGGCCTACGTCGCGCACGTGGGCGACCTCCGCCTCGACGTCGCCACGGCCCTGTCGTGGCGCGACGCCGTGGGCCGCGGATCGGGAGAAGGCGTGCAGCTGAAGGTGTCCGGCGAGGGAACCGTCTACGTGCAGGCGAGCGAGGAGAAGCTCTGA
- a CDS encoding AIM24 family protein, whose translation MSWRLETPRVLVVDLDGSKGSAVRAQTGSMVAYEGDVQFKHTGSGGGSGLRAAFKQRLTGESLSLMDVTGRGTVHFAVDAGHLLVLDLAGDTLKAESESILCLSDGLRTDVAFTGLQGASSGQGLFTTTVTGHGQVALLSLGGPPISLRVTPATPLVVDPDAYIGSTGDLRQSFVTDVSWRNLVGESSGEAFSLRFEGHGVVHIQPEER comes from the coding sequence GTGTCCTGGCGGTTGGAAACACCGCGCGTCCTCGTCGTCGACCTCGACGGGTCCAAGGGCAGCGCCGTGCGCGCCCAGACCGGCTCGATGGTCGCCTACGAGGGCGACGTCCAGTTCAAGCACACCGGCTCCGGCGGCGGCAGCGGCCTGCGCGCCGCCTTCAAGCAGCGACTCACCGGCGAATCCCTGTCCCTCATGGACGTCACCGGCCGCGGCACCGTCCACTTCGCCGTCGACGCCGGCCACCTCCTCGTCCTCGACCTCGCCGGCGACACCCTCAAAGCCGAGTCCGAGAGCATCCTCTGCCTGTCCGACGGCCTGCGCACCGACGTCGCCTTCACCGGCCTGCAGGGCGCCTCCAGCGGCCAGGGCCTGTTCACCACCACCGTCACCGGCCACGGCCAGGTCGCGCTGCTGTCCCTCGGCGGACCACCGATCTCCCTGCGCGTCACCCCCGCCACCCCCCTCGTCGTCGACCCCGACGCCTACATCGGCTCCACCGGCGACCTCCGCCAGTCCTTCGTCACCGACGTCTCCTGGCGCAACCTCGTCGGCGAGAGCTCCGGCGAAGCCTTCTCCCTGCGCTTCGAAGGCCACGGCGTCGTCCACATCCAGCCCGAGGAGCGCTGA